Genomic window (Caldinitratiruptor microaerophilus):
CGTATGGGCGCCGTCGCCGGCGGCGCCGAGGCCGTCCAGGGTCGGCAGTCCCGTTCCGGCCGTGAAGTTTCCGTCGCTGGCCCCGCCCACGGCTGCTTCCGGGAGTGGATAGTCCATCTGTGCGGCCAGGGCGCGGGCATGCTCGTACATTTCCGCGACCGCTGCCGTCCGCTCGAGCGGGGGCCGGTTGATGCCGCCCTCCACCCGGAGCGACGCCCCCGGGCCCGTGGTCAGGCTGCGGACGGCCCGGTCCACCCGGGTGGCCTCGTCGAGGTGGAAGAAGCGGACGTCGACCTCTGCCCGGGCGAACTCCGGGACGACGTTCGCCCGGGTCCCTCCCTGCACCACGCCGATGTTCACGGTGGTGCCGCGCTCCAGGTCCGACAGGGCGTGGAGGGCGAGGATGAGCCGGGCCAGCTCGACGTTGGCGCTGACCCCGCGCTCGAAGTCGTTGCCGGCGTGGGCGGCCTTCCCCTGCACGGTGAGGTCGTAGCGGGCGACCCCCTTGCGCGCCGTCTTGACGGCGCCTCCCGGCGCGGCCGGTTCGAGCACGAGCGCGTACGCGGCCTCTCGTGCCCGGGCCTCGATCAGGGCGCGGGAGGTCAGGCTGCCGACCTCTTCGTCGGTCGTGACGAGGAGGACGACGGGCCGGGCCGGCGCGAGCCCCAGCTCTTGAAGCGAGCGGGCGGCGTGGAGCGCCATGACGATCCCCGCCTTCATGTCGTACGACCCGGGCCCGTAGGCCCGCCCCTGCTCGACCCGGAACGGGTTCCGTGCGAGCGTGCCCACGGGGTGGACGGTGTCCATGTGGCAGAGGAGGAGAGCGGGGCGGGGCGGTGTGTCCCCGGGGCCGGCGGGCGGGGCGCCCGGCCAGCGGATCTCGAGATGAGGCCCCACCCCGGGCACGGGATGGCGGCGCACCCCGGCCCCGAGGGCGCTCCACCGGGCGGCGAGGATGCCGGCCAGCGCCGTGAGGGCGCCTTCGTCCCCGGTGGGTGACTCGTGCTCGACCAGGACGCGGAGGTCGGCCAGCATGGCCTCGGTGCGCTGTTCCAGATGCCGCAGGAGCCGTACGGGGTCCATCGGTCAGATCACCTGTTCCTTCCGGGCCCGGGGGTCCAGGAAGTCCCGGACGCCATCGCCGAGCATGTTGAGGCCCAGCACCGTGAGGGCGATCGCCAGCCCCGGGTAGACCGTCATCCACGGTGCCTGGCGGATGTAAGAGCGCCCCTCGGCCAGCATGCCGCCCCACGAGGGCTGCTCCGGGGGCACCCCCGCCCCGAGGAACGATAGGGACGCCTCGGCCAGGACGGCGTTGGCGAACGTGAACGTCGCCTGGACGACCAGGGGCGACAGGACCCCGGGCAGGATGTGCCGGAAAAGGATCCGGGCGTCGCTGCAGCCCAAGGCCCGGGCGGCCTGGACGTAGTCGGCGTTCCGGAGGGAGAGTGCGCCGGCCCGCACCACCCGCACGGTGCGTGGTGTGTAGACGGCGGAAAGGGCCGCGATGACGTTGATGACGTGGGGGCCCAGCGCTGCCATGATGGCGATGGCCAGAAGAATGGCCGGGAATGCCATGAGGCCGTCCATGAGCCGCATAATCAGATGGTCGGCCCGGGGGTAGTAGCCGGCGAGGAGCCCCAGCACGACCCCAGCCACGGAGGTGACCAGCGTCACGGCGCCGCCGACCAGCACCGACACCCGGGCCCCGTAGAGGATGCGGCTCCACACGTCCCGGCCGAAGTCATCGGTTCCGAGCCGGTGGAGGGGGGAGGGGGCGGACAGGCGGTTGGGCACGTCGAGTGCCGTCGGGTCGTACGGGCTCACCCACGGGGCCAGCGCGGCCCCCAGGCAGACTACGGCCACGATGGCCAGCCCCAGCCAAACGGTCGGGTAACGCCGGAGAGCACGCCACAACCGGCGCGAGATCACCACCTGCCACCCCCCCAAGCCTAGTCATACCGGATCCGCGGGTCCAGCGCCGCATACGCGATGTCGACGAGGAGGTTCACCAGCACGTACACCGTGGCGGTGGCCAGGACCGCGCCCTGGATCACAGGGTAGTCCCGGCGCTGGACCGAGGCGACCACCAGCGAGCCCATTCCCGGGATGTTGAACACCGTCTCCACGACGACGGCGCCCCCGATCAGGAGGCTCAGGCTGATACCCACGACGGTCAGGACGGGGACCAGGGCGTTGCGCAGCACGTGCCGGATGAGCACCCGGGCTTCCGACAGGCCCTTGGCCCTGGCGGTGCGGACGTGGTCCTCGCGGATGACGTCGATCATGGCGGTGCGCGTCATGCGGGCGATGAGCCCGGCGTGGACGCTCCCCAGCGTGACGGCGGGAAGCGCCAGGTACTGGAGGGAGCGGAGGAGGTCCCGGGCCGGCGACACGTACCCCGC
Coding sequences:
- a CDS encoding M20 family metallopeptidase encodes the protein MDPVRLLRHLEQRTEAMLADLRVLVEHESPTGDEGALTALAGILAARWSALGAGVRRHPVPGVGPHLEIRWPGAPPAGPGDTPPRPALLLCHMDTVHPVGTLARNPFRVEQGRAYGPGSYDMKAGIVMALHAARSLQELGLAPARPVVLLVTTDEEVGSLTSRALIEARAREAAYALVLEPAAPGGAVKTARKGVARYDLTVQGKAAHAGNDFERGVSANVELARLILALHALSDLERGTTVNIGVVQGGTRANVVPEFARAEVDVRFFHLDEATRVDRAVRSLTTGPGASLRVEGGINRPPLERTAAVAEMYEHARALAAQMDYPLPEAAVGGASDGNFTAGTGLPTLDGLGAAGDGAHTTWEYVEVSSLAPRTALLAALLATL
- a CDS encoding ABC transporter permease yields the protein MVISRRLWRALRRYPTVWLGLAIVAVVCLGAALAPWVSPYDPTALDVPNRLSAPSPLHRLGTDDFGRDVWSRILYGARVSVLVGGAVTLVTSVAGVVLGLLAGYYPRADHLIMRLMDGLMAFPAILLAIAIMAALGPHVINVIAALSAVYTPRTVRVVRAGALSLRNADYVQAARALGCSDARILFRHILPGVLSPLVVQATFTFANAVLAEASLSFLGAGVPPEQPSWGGMLAEGRSYIRQAPWMTVYPGLAIALTVLGLNMLGDGVRDFLDPRARKEQVI